Part of the Vibrio ishigakensis genome, CAGCTACCCTGCAAAAACGTCTGCAAAGCCAGATTGAGGCTATCGAGATGCCACCGGGTTACAGCCTAGAGTGGGGCGGTGAGTATGAGTCTTCGGCTGACGCGCAAGAGTCATTGTTCCAGACTATGCCTATGGGTTATTTGTTCATGTTCTTGATCACTGTGTTCTTGTTTAACTCAGTGAAAGAGCCGTTGATCGTTTGGCTCACTGTGCCTTTGGCGGTCATAGGGGTTGCCAGTGGTCTGCTCTTGTTAGATACGCCGTTTGGCTTTATGGCGCTGCTGGGTTTCTTGAGTCTATCGGGTATGCTTTTGAAAAACGGTATCGTTTTGATTGACCAGATAGAGCTTGAGATCAACTCGGGCAAATCACCCTATAAAGCGGTGGTGGAAGCGGCGCTGAGTCGTGTACGTCCAGTATGTATGGCAGCAATTACCACCATCTTAGGTATGATCCCGCTACTGCCGGATATCTTCTTTAAGCCTATGGCGGTAACCATTATGTTTGGTCTCGGTTTTGCGACCGTATTGACACTTATCGTGGTGCCTGTGTTATACCGTCTATTCCATAAGATTCAGGTAGAGCAGGTGTAATGAGCGAGATCCCAAACGATGGAGCCTGTGGTTGGGCGCAGAACACTCAAATCGAACGTGATTATCACGACAGCGAGTGGGGCGTGCCTAGCCATGATGATAGGCACTTGTTTGAGTGCCTGATACTAGAAGGAGCGCAAGCGGGTTTGAGTTGGTTAACGGTATTAAGAAAGCGAGAAGGCTACCAAAAGGCCTTCTTGAACTTCGATATCCAGGCGTTAGCTAAGTTAGACGAGAGCAACGTGGATTACATCAAGGAGAATTATGATGTAATCCGGCACAAGGGCAAGATAGCCTCGGTTTATCTCAATGCTAGAGCGGCAATCGAACTTCAAAAAGAGTATGGCTCATTAAGTAAAGCCCTATGGCAATTTGTTGACCACAAGACCATAGTCAATAACTGGCAATCCATGTCAGAAGTTCCGGCTTCTACAGAACAATCGAAGGCCATGAGCAAGTTTCTAAAAAAGCGTGGCTTTAAGTTTGTGGGTGAAACTATCTGCTACGCCTTTATGCAGGCAGTAGGCATGGTCGACGATCATCTAGTTTCGTGTCCAAGAAAACCTAAATAACTGTTTACTGTAAAGACTCAAGGGAAGCGTTCTGTTTCCCTTATCTGTCCAACCGAAAACACAATTGATCTCGGCCGTCTAGGTCATCGTTAAAACATGAGCAATTCTTTCTCGTATGCTTGGCATTTCTACGGTATTGGGTGTGGGTTTCACTTCCTAGCAACTTCGAGTTGCAAATTGTGTTCGCGTTTTCCCTGCTGTTTTCCCTAATCTGTAATAGAATACACGCGACCAATTCGCCTTCTAACTGAAAAGGAACGCCATGAGCATCCAGAATACACAATCCGATGATGTAGTGATTGTTAGTAATTCTTCCGATAACCCTTTCGCGATCGATGTCGCCTATGCAATGGGGCAACACGAAGATATCTCCGATGTAATCAGCATGAAGCACTTCATGAATACAGAGTTTTGCCCACGCTTTATTTCAGATGAAGATGATATGGAGAATATTGGTAACAGCTTAGAAGGCAAAACG contains:
- a CDS encoding DNA-3-methyladenine glycosylase I; protein product: MSEIPNDGACGWAQNTQIERDYHDSEWGVPSHDDRHLFECLILEGAQAGLSWLTVLRKREGYQKAFLNFDIQALAKLDESNVDYIKENYDVIRHKGKIASVYLNARAAIELQKEYGSLSKALWQFVDHKTIVNNWQSMSEVPASTEQSKAMSKFLKKRGFKFVGETICYAFMQAVGMVDDHLVSCPRKPK